The genomic window CATGCCCATCTCGGCCATCTTCTGCATCTGCTCCTCGGAGTCGAAGCGGGAGGTGATGGTCATGCGCGTGCGGTTGTCCAGGGGCTCGAGCTTCACCGTGGCGTGCGTGATGCCGAGGTCATCTACCGGCTCGCCGTGCTCGTCGGCGAAGCCGTCGTCAAATTCCAGGTGGTCCGGGGCGTTGATGGCCGTGAACTTCCACCAACCGTGGGCTTTGGTTCCGTCCGGCCCGGTCATGTAGTAGGCGGCCTTGCCCCCGGCGGTGAACTCGTGGGTTTCAAACGTGGCAGGCCAGGTTGGCGGCCCCCACCAGCGTTCCAGCTGCCGCGGGTCCTCCCAGATCCTCCACACACGCTTCACATCGGCATCGAACTCGGCCACGATGGTGAAGCTCAGGGCCTCAGCATCCTTGTTTACGCTGACAACAGTCATGGCAGATCCCTTTCGTTTTCTTCAGCGAGTATGTCCGCGATCCGGCCGGCACGCTGCCGCCAGATCAATTCGAAGTGGTCCAGCAGATGCCGGGCTTTTTGCAGTCCGTCATGATTCCCCCGCACAATCTGCTCCCTCCCACGCTTCTCCTTGGTCACCAGGGAAGCCCGTTCCAGTACCGCAACATGCTTCTGCACGGCCGCGAAACTCATGGCGTACAGCGCAGCCAACCCTGAGACCGAGTACTCCCCTGCTGTCACCCGGGCCACGATGTCCCGGCGGGTGGCGTCGGCCAGGGCCTGGAACAGGCGATCGAGTTCGACGTCTCCGGAGGGATTCTTACTGAGCTGATCTACAACCATTTGGTTGTACGATACGCCGGCATTCGCGGTGGGTCAAGGGGTTCACCTGATCGCCACCCGGCCACCCCTTGCGACTGTGCCGCAGCACGGGTAAGTTGTTGAAACGTCTCAAAGAAAGCGTTTTCCCAGACTCTTAGGTGGATTTACCATGACTCAGCACGCCCCGATCACGTGGATCGATGGCGAACCGCCCGCCGCACTCAGCGGCGGCACGACGTGGGGCATGCCGTTCCAGCGCGGCACAGTGCAGGACGCAGGTGTCCTCAGGGTCCACGACTCCGGCGGCAGCACCATCAGCGCCCAATCATGGCCTCTCGCCACCTGGCCCGACGGATCCCTCAAGTGGGCCGGCATTGCCATTGGAGCCACGGATCAACCCGCCGACGCCTATCAGGTGAGCTTCCCATCTGAAACGCACGAGGCCGGTCCGGCAGCCGTCGTCGAGCGTCCGGATACGGAAGCCCCAAGTTCCGTACACGCGAATTCCGAACACCCGGTCGCGGAAGGTTCCGGCTCCGAAGGTTCCGGCTCCGAAGGCTCCGGCTCCGAAGGCTCCGCTGGAGGCACGGTGACCGTCACCGAAGAGGGAGGCTCCGTCACGGTCTCCACGGGCACCCTGGACATGGTCATCACCAGCAATAGCGACACCCTGTTCAGCGAACTCCGCCGCGCTGGCAACGTGGTGGCCAAGGACGGCCGCCTTGTGAGCCTGCTGCAGTCCGGGCCGGCGGAGGGAACAGGCACCACCACCCGCACGGGCTTCACCGGCCACACCACACAGGTCACCGTGGAACAGCGCGGCCCGGTCCGTGCCGTGGTCCGGGTCGAGGGCCGGCACCGCGCCGATGACGGCGGCAAAGAATGGCTCCCCTTCACCGTTCGTTTCTACTTCTACGCAGGCGCCCGCAGCGTCAGGATGATGCACTCGTTCATCTGGGACGGCGACGCCGAACAGGATTTCCTGGCGGGGCTGGGCGTCGAGTTCACTGTGCCGCTCGAGAGCGAACTGCATGACCGGCACATCAGGATTGCCGGGGCCGACGGCGGCTTCCTGGTGGAGGCTGTCCGGGGAGTGACGGGCCTGCGCCGGG from Arthrobacter sp. StoSoilB20 includes these protein-coding regions:
- a CDS encoding SRPBCC domain-containing protein → MTVVSVNKDAEALSFTIVAEFDADVKRVWRIWEDPRQLERWWGPPTWPATFETHEFTAGGKAAYYMTGPDGTKAHGWWKFTAINAPDHLEFDDGFADEHGEPVDDLGITHATVKLEPLDNRTRMTITSRFDSEEQMQKMAEMGMEEGMREAIEQIDGLLGSN
- a CDS encoding metalloregulator ArsR/SmtB family transcription factor is translated as MVVDQLSKNPSGDVELDRLFQALADATRRDIVARVTAGEYSVSGLAALYAMSFAAVQKHVAVLERASLVTKEKRGREQIVRGNHDGLQKARHLLDHFELIWRQRAGRIADILAEENERDLP